The window GGGAACTGATTGATAAAATTATTGAAGTTAGGATAAATACGGTGTTAGTGGGCAGTCATGGCTGATTTATGTGAGAGATATGTTCATGATGTGCGATAATTTATTTGGTTGTTTTGTTTCACCATAGCAACCTTCATTTCATAGGGATCACGGATTTTCTTTTGTATTGATGTGTTTCGGTTAAGGTTCCAGTAGATATTGCAAGGATATACTCGCAACATAGTGGTGGTGATAATTACTTATATCTTTTTGAATAACCACTAAGGTTTAACTAGATTATTACATGTCCAACTTGAAACTTGTAACTATCGTGGTACCCATGGTGGCTGACATAGACGTATTCGACGTGTTAAAGGTCTATAATATTTGTAGGTCTAGTGTCTCCTTGTTAGTAATGGGCTAGATATGATAAAAATTGATCCACTACTGGATGTTCATGAAACCTGGTGTAGGACTGGCTCCATGAAACTAGGGAAGCTTATAAGTATGGTAGACAGTGACCTATATAAATTGGGATCACTAGCCATTTCAATCACTTCTAAAAAGTGAGATTTGCAAGGCTCAAGTTGAAAAATCGAAGCTGTTGCAATTTGTTTTAGTATCATCACTCCTTTTCCCAGTGATTTAATTAAGAAATACATCTAGAAAGAAGATTAGCCTAGAGAAAAGAGAACGATAAATATTCAGTTTTTGGTACCGTGGTATATAGTTGGAGGGTAATTTTTGTTTCTCCCACCACCATGATTAAAAATGATTGCTAATTTGAGTAACAAGGGCGAGTCATAAGATGGCAGTGCGCTAGGCATTGAGTTCTCTATGTCGGTTGTTGTTATTGATCTATCAACTTGTGTGAGACACATGAAGGTCTGCTTGTAATTGTTTTTTTCTTGATCCTGTGCTTATGCATTAATTGCTGTAGTATGCTCGTAAAAAAATCTCTTTTCAGAAAATGGAATCATGTGTTATCAAAAAGTGACCGCTAACTCTGGGATGGCATACCTTGTATTGGTAAAGAAATACCTTTTTTTGTCAAGGAATAGTGTAAGTTATTTGGTAATTGCTGTCATGTATGTAGTTAATATTGATATATCTATAATACTGCAGtagataacacttatttatattggTGAAGAATTACCCATTCATTTGTTCTAGCTACATGATGGCTAACTATGATGGAGTTTAACTAATTGTAAACGAGGTTTTATAGTGTGGGCTACTCTAAtctaattacatcttttaacagaaaaACTTAATGCTGTGAGTCTCTGAAACATCTGTCCACTATCTTTGCGGTCTTTGTAATGTTGCTGTCAGTTTTCAGGTCTGTGAAATACATGTTTGAAGTCCACTTTTGGTTAACTATACCACATATTTCTCATTGGCGATGATGTACAAAGTACATCCTATATTTTATAGATGACATGATGGGTGCTTGGTCTGTTTTGAAGCATGCATCTGATTCTTTACCCTTCTAAGTGATACAAACATGGCAACATAAATTTCATTATAACTGATGTTGTTAGTTTGACCTTTTAGATATCAAGTATTCAAGTGTACGCTCTTATCTCTATTTTGAATCTAGTAACGAGGTTAGTTGTTTGTCATTGTGGTATGCGTCAGACTAATATTAGGGTTTCTTATCatatacttaattataattatagagTAGATTAGTAGATAAGCTGTACTATTAGAAAAGTATTCTTAATCATATTTAGTTGGGGCGTGTGTTAGGGAACAAGTTAAGGTAAAGTTTATAAATAAGGCTTCAATGATGATTTTATGCTGTATATCGATTGGTAACATTTTATCCTTGGGAGAGTTAGTTTACCTCTCGAAAGTAAACCATAAGAGAGTGTGTTCACATCGGCTACTCTATCTTTTTCTTGCTTTTATTTCACGTTCTTATCATATTAATAGAATTAGTTTACTTCACATTGCAAGTGTACCTGTATGTTATAGTTTAATCTCTCGGCTAATACTACCGGACAATGGACACAGGCTACTTTTGGTTTCCTTGTTTCCTCTTTAAGCCATCTAGTGGATACAAATATTCTAAAGCATATTAGGTTAGACCTAAGTATTTATAGGAGTTGAAAATATAGTTAATATCGAAGGTGTAAACAGCATTTAGATGTAAATAAAGGATGTTAAAACGTGCACCTTCTATAGTAAGTATCTTAAATTACATGTTCTTGTGTCAATGTCATGCCACTCTTAAGCGAAGAAAGCCTTCTTGTCATGTGGTTGTCGACATTCTACTCATACTGTCAACACATAACTACACAGTCCATATTGCAAAGGCTAGAATCTATATATATCATCTATATAGCATTGTCACTGATTTCAACTTCGCATAAGTTAATTGGTTAATTctgtaaaaaaaaatttgtgttCTCATATTTTTATACAATCTGGCAGCAAATTTTACCACCAGTGATAAACTCCTTTTCCGATCAAGATGGCAGAGTTCGGTACTATGCTTGTGAAGCTCTATACAACATTGCAAAGGTGAGGAAGATTTTGTACTTCAtcatttgagtttttttttttttatgtaaaacAGTTTCTAATTATCTCACTTTTTTGCAGGTAGTGAGAGGAGAATTCATATTTCACTTTAACAAGATTTTTGATGCATTGTGTAAGCTTTCAGCAGATTCAGATCCTAATGTTCAAAATGCTGCCCATCTTTTAGATAGACTAGTGAAGGCAAGTCGTCTTATCACATGTTAATGCTGTTGATGTTCCATATAAATAAATAAGGAGTaattattgataaaataataataaaaaatgttgttgCTGTTGCTTATGTTCTATCTTTCACTTAGTACTAAGGTGGTGTTTTACTTGTTGCAAAACAGGACATTGTGACAGAGAGTGATCAGTTCAGGTAACAAGCTgtgttttttttacttttttatttttttggttctAGATCTGATTATTATATACTTCAAACGTGTGCAATATAATCTTTCCTATTTTTTTTATCAGCATTGAAGAATTTATACCGTTGTTGAGAGAGCGCATGAATGTCTTAAATCCTTATGTCCGCCAATTTTTAGTGGGATGGATCACGGTATTGGACAGTGTTCCAGACATAGATATGCTGGGCTTTCTTCCTGATTTTCTTGATGGTAAATACTACAATCTGAAAATTCATTGGCTATATATACATCTCGTTGTAAATGCTCTGTCACAGACCAGTATGAACCTCACTGAAATGATTGTTTTCCAGGTTTGTTTAATATGTTAAGCGATTCGAGCCATGAAATTCGTCAACAAGCTGATTCAGCACTTTCAGAGTTCCTTCAAGAGATTAAGAACTCCCCGGTAAGACTTTTATCTGTAGATAATCAGATTTCTGTCATAAGATGTAAATCAGTTTTTTGAACTAAGAAACCATATCATCAATTAGTCTTTCCTATATTTAACATTTGTAGCTTTCATCGTTTATTTGTTAATTTCTGACTTTAGCAGTCCTATTTTGAAGTCTGTAGACTATGGTCGCATGGCTGAAATACTTGTACAGAGGGCAGCATCTCCTGATGAATTTACTCGCTGGACTGCAATAACTTGGGTGAGCATACCATCCCATTTGTCTTATCATACATATATTAaaattatgtattaaattaattatTCTTGTAGTTTAGCTTCTTTAAGTGTTAATTAGAAAGCTTTTTATGCAGATAAACGAGTTTGTAAAACTCGGTGGGGACCAGCTTGTACCTTACTATGGTGATATATTGGGAGCTATTTTGCCTTGCATATCTGACAAAAAAGAGAAAATAAGAGTAGTAAGTTTGTATATCTTTAGGTGTTATATTTCCCTTTTTAACTGTCTTTTTCATGCATTCTATATGTTTGTTATTCAATGTATATTTGATATATTGAGTTGTGAATATCAGGTAGCGCGTGAAACAAACGAAGAGCTTCGTGCAATCCAGGCTGATCCTGCTGAAGGGTTTGATGTTGGAGCGATCCTCTCTATTGCAACAAGGTCTGTTTCAAATTACAATAATTTTCATATCTTGTTCTTAGAGAATTTGCTTCTTATATTGGTAATTGGCAATAATATTATAGTAAAATCAACTGTATATGGAAGACCTATTTTAGAGTATGCTGGATTATATGTTCATGGGTATTTTTTTCATATCAACCTTTCAGGCAGTTATCTAGGGAGCACGAGGCTACTCGAATTGAATCATTGCACTGGATTTCGACCCTTTTGAATAGGCACCGTCCAGAGGTAAAAGCGAATTATTATGCTATGGGGCTATAACTTTATAGTCTGTTACCGTtctattatgttttttttttttagttgaactagtatataaaatataaatccGGGTAGTAGCCGACAGATTGATTAAGTAAAATCACTAAAGAATTATGTTTGTtagttatttatataattataattacagtTTATAAGTCTTTGAGCTCGAATTGAATGGTAAAATTTTGAAGTTATGTACTTTGATTTATAAAGGGGATAAATTAAATATATTGTatgtttttattattaaaaatgatttttttaaaaaaaataattttattgCTAAAATGAGGATTTTTAATTGGTTGAACTTGGAAAAGATTACATCATTATTCCTTTACTTTCATTCCTATTTAGATTAGATTTAGATTTAGACTACTTTAGATTTTGACTAGATTAAGTTATAGTAGAGTAAGAACTCGAAATTCTTTTGTAGTTTATTCAGCACCTTGTTAGACTGAACTGGGcaatggtattttttttttttttttgctacacCATCGTTTGCTTGGCACAAATTTGTTTAGCACCTTTTTAGATTAAACTAGGGCATATCTTATAAAATCCCTGCACTATATTAGAATAATAGTGGGTTTttaattttttatgtttttattcaAAATGGTATACATCTTTAAAAGGAATGTAGATGTTGTGAGTAGAATAAGCCTTGATTTATTGATATAACGAAAAACTTAAATAAAATGTTTAGTTTATCAACGATTTGGTCTATCAAGAACTTTTCTTGTTGAAAAAGCCACTCAAGTTTACTTTTACATGTTAAACTAATTAATCTTTTTGACTTGATAGAAAAGTTAAATACACTCCAACATAATTGGTCTTAATTAAGTATGGTTTACCTTTATTGGTATTTGGTAATATACAATAAAAAGACGAAGGAAAATGAAACATCCCAACAGCAACATCTTTATCACTTTTCTTAGTTTCCTGGACTCATTAGTCTCAGTCTTAGCTTTCCAATACTCATATTAAATGGTTTTGCATTAGATTAATGTGTACTTACTGGTCAAAATATAAGTTGACTGTTGAGTTCTAAGATTGTAAATTTCACTCGGTCGGGACCTTGCATCGAATATCGGCCGAGGCGGGTAACACTCGGATTGGACTTTTTTTCCACTTAAATATTAAATTTGAAAATTATATTAGTGAATGTAATTGAAACCATTAATACAAACATAATTGTCTTGTAAAATAAACATAATCGTTCAACTGTCAAAAATACTACAAGTGAACTCAAAACCCTAGAATCAAGCTATATTAAATTGTTGACTAAATTTGATTTTGATTGACTTTGACTGAATAATTCCgaccttgaccaagtttgaccaaatttgacAAGTTGACTTACTTTTCAGCCTGGGTCAAGCCTAGTATATCCGGAATAGCCTGTGATTGAATTCTTAAACAATTAAGGGAACATGCTTATGTGTGATCTCATGTATTTACAGGTCATGTCtttactgaatgatatatttgagATACTTCTGAAGTCACTGTCAGATCCTTCTGACCAGGTAATCTATTTTCATGACTTTCTTAACAGTTTATTTCTTCCTCCATAAAATAATTTTTTTGACAATTTTAATGGAGGTTTTATTTatatatgttaatgttaatatgttaTAATACTGTTTAATGGCACTTTTGTAGGTAGTGCTCCTGGTACTGGAGGTGCATGCAGCCATAGCCGAAGACCAACATAACTTTCGCCAACTTCTTGTTTTTTTGGTTCAAAAGTTTCGGACAGATCATGCTCTTCTGGAAAGGTGATCTTATAATCTAGATATCATTTTCTAAACAATATACTTATATACTTATTACTTAATATTACTTATGTAGTTTCTTGATAGGTTTATGTGACGAGTCTTTTTTTTTGTACTTTAGGCGTGGGGCCTTGATTGTTCCCCGACTATGTGTGCTTTTAGGATCCGAAAGAGTTTACCGGGAGCTCTCCAAGATCCTTGAGGGGGAAGCAGACCTCGATTTTGCCTCTACAATGGTTCAGGTGTTTTTTATGTTAACATTCTTAAATGACATATAGGTATCTGAAATCAGTATATTATAATAGTGAATTGAAATAATGAACTTCAGACCGCCTTAACCAGATCTAGAACAATTGTTTATCTGCACCTTATGATATTTTTTAACGTGTAAATGTTTTTTTTCACTGTATGTTAGGCTCTAAACTTGATTCTGATTACGTCTTCCGAGTTATCTGACCTACGAGATCTTTTAAAGCTATCACTAGTTAATGCTGCTGGAAAAGACTTTTTTCTTTCACTGTATGCCTCATGGAGCCATTCATCTATGGCCGTAATAAGTCTCTGCTTATTAGCTCAGGTAACGCTCACCAGTTTGCTATTTTATGTTATACATATTTAAACTAATCTAAATATTATATAAATCCAACCATTTCCACACTTTCTTTATGGGTTGTTTATAGGCGTACCAGCATGCATGTTCTATCATTCAGTCTCTAACGGAGGAGGATATTCATGTCAAATTCTTGGTCCAACTCGATAAATTGATACACCTATTAGAGACTCCCATTTTCGCTTATCTTAGGCTACAGGTAATTTAGCTCCAACCTATTTAGATTATTTTGAAAGTTCAACCTCGGtagttttatatttttcttttttgatTTTGGTTTTGTATTAACTTTTCTTACTTACAAGCAGCTTCTTGAACCTGAAAGATATATATGGTTGTTAAACACACTGTATGGTCTTCTTATGCTACTTCCTCAGGTATGTCTTGTTAACATAGTTTGCTtctttttcactttttttttttttttttttttcccttttgCGCTTTAAAAATTGTCAAATGAATACAAGAGTGGATCTTCAAATTCATGTTACCAATGTTTGTTTCTTCAGCAAAGTGCTGCATTTAAGATTTTAAAGACTCGTTTGAAGACAGTACATTCGTATTCCTTTGGTAAGGAGCAAATCAAACTCAAATCCTCCGGGAACCCTTTAACGCAAACGGATGACATGTCATCAGGTCTGCAAGCCACGGAAGATGGTGAGGATTCAAACATACGTAACGGAATAGACTTTGCATCTTGGCTTCAACGATTTGAACAGATGCAACAGCAACATCGCCTGCATTCAAAATCACAAGCAGGAATACGCAACATTTCCATAACCTCAAAGGTTTTCTATCTACTCTTCTcactatgatttttttttttttttttcaatatcaAGTTGACctttaatatctaaaccctataaaccctaatatctaaaccctaatatctaaaccccaatagctaaaacctcaaaatacgctcgaaaaacacgataattgttatatattacttcttcgagcgttttcccgccaaaataaaaacatttatcacaaagtgtctctactaaatgttcatattttcatctcatctataatgttcgtgaacaaagttttttcaaaaaacgaaaaaaaaaaaagtttttgcttccctccgcttcccccgaatggttacttccctcttgatcctaccactatatatatatatatatatgtatatatatatatgtatatatatgtatatatatataatattaaattaaagtTTGTTAATTCACTGCAGGAGGTTAAGGAGGTCGAAAGACCCGAAGAATTGACGGGAGCTTCAACTGCAGCAGAGTTGAGCAGGCCTCCTTCAAGATCATCCCGAAAAGGTCCAGGACAATTACATTTATGAACATTGATTGCCGTATTTGTTAGTCTGGTATAAATTGTAAATTGTTTATCGTAGTGGTTTCTCTTTTGAACTTATGAATTGGTGGTAGGTAGTAtctttatttttttaatttcttcTCTCTCTCCGACTTTTAAGAAAGTTGCTAGGATGTTGGAGCTATTTGTTACTCCGGAATCCGGATGTTTGCTCGTTGTGGTTGTGTTATTTTATTGAAAACCACAGGGCTAAAACAACTATAAATAGTTGGGAAAAGTATATGAAAATGCATCAAACTTTcagatctcctattgtatgcattcgatttttaaatttGTACTATTgtatgcattcgatttttaaatttGTACTATTGTATGTAAGTCATGACTTATACAACAGGTATCAGGTTACTATCGTTAATTTTTTGACGCAGTTGGTCCTTCAACATAACGACAGTTAGTTTTagtcatttaattcatttcttctCCGATTCTAAACATCATCTTTTTCCCCAATTATAAATCATCTAAAAAGTAAGAATCCTAGAATTCCATATTCAAAATTAGATCTAaactttaacaaaatcaaaattagATCTAACTCATTTCTTCTTTCTCATTCTCCATCTCATCATCACCAGGTTTATTGGGTCTTTTACAAACATCCGAACCTGTTTGGGTCCTTTCATTTTACTCCAAACCCAAATTTATTAGCTTTAACATCACATTTTGTTCTACACTAAATTGGCTtcaatgttatcataaaatattaaCGTGAAACATTCTGGATAGCACCTAAAATTGTAACTTACAAGCTACTCTTGGACTCACTTATCCTGCACTAATTTACATggacatcatcgtcatcatcaaatCTATGCTTACCCTCTGTTCATCGTCATCATCTATCTATTTTCATCAAAATCAAACCACTAACTTGTATTAAAGCAACAATACCCTCAATCAAATACAAAGACAAATTCAAACCCTCAATTGTACCTGCTACCACCTCAAATCCAATTAAACACAAATCACAAAATTATTAACATAAACCACAAAACCATTAACAAAAACATAAAAATATGGTCACCTGTtaaaaataaatcacaaaattattaaCATAAACCACAAAACCATTAACAAAAACATAAAAATATGGTCACCTGTTAAACTCAGATCCACACCTTCGAAGGAATGGCGGAAGTGGTGGTGAGTTGTTTTTCCAGATTCCAATGGTTTTTATGGTGGTTCACGGCGAGGAATGGCGGAAGTGGCCAAAAACACAAAATTAATTACATGAACCATACATTTACCGTACGTTATACCCAAATCTTAAGTCTTATTTCAATCAACATACTTTAATTAAGCTAAAAAAAAAACTGATGATATAGAACCCTATTTTCAAAAACTCAAAACGAATTGGTGACAAAACCCTAAGTTTCAAATTAAATCGAACCTGATGAAAAACTTGGAAGAGTTGAGCTGAATTTGATGGAAGTTCCTTTGTTAAACACTTCAATGTATGGCGTTTAACAAATCAGAGTACACACAATAGTAGATATGAAATTAGGATGACGAGGGACCAATGAAATTAGGATTTACAAATATGGGggactaataatgtaaatatctAATAGAAGGTTACCTATAATAGAaggttaaatacatacaatagaacaattttgaaagttaaatacatacaataggagatttgaaagttggaattggtgaaagttcaatgcattttcatatACTTTTCCCTAAATAGTTGTCCCGAAGTTATAGTTGCGGTGTCCACAGTGATTGTTGATTTGCAACAGTTATAATAAATAGTTCTAGATGGTTTACATATCATGTTTGCAATTGCATGCACTGTTCtccttaacaattataataatagtttttttattttttttttttattttttttttttttttgtgaaaaggaagataattttattgataaggaaATGATACAAAGAGGATTACAACACGAGTAACACTAATTTGAGCGAAACTCAAGGACCTATACTAGATATAAAGTAAGAAACTAACAAGATGTAGAATACCCTAATTTCGGAGCAGTATTATCAAACTTAACATCAATCACCAATCACCATTCCATCTTTATCAAAGGCACCAAAACCAGCAGCAATCCATGGAGTCCTAAAATACTTGAACATCAGTATTACCATCAGTATTACCCTCATCATCTACTAATACATAAAAAGGATTGTTTGTTTCAATTCTATCTTTGGAATATGTCTTATTATTACCATCACCATCAATGCCCTTCCCTTTATCTCTTTTCCTTAAAACATTATGATTTCGACTTTTCTGGGACTCCACATTCCAATCTGTTTCCTCCACAACAATATTGtctttaataccataattattcttaactgcattttgcttgataccttttgcttctgttgactgccattgacttttattattatcaaaattcaacttatgaaatacccttcctttcttaccaacaactttaaagccgtcctcaacacactggttatttaaatcaactgtttcaccatcattgttgattttcaacgcgtcttttaacacttgtgcagatacttcatcttctgttttagtcctaattttacaagtattaaaaGAGTGCCCAAACACTTTGCAATGAGTGCATAAAGGCGGTTTCCATTGATAGGTCACCTCAAGTTTACCCACTTTGGCTGGAAAAGAACCAATCACAGGATAGCAAAATTCAACAAAGCTAGGAAGGTCATCAGCTGCATTGACTTCAGTCAAAACTCTAGCAAAACCTAGTCTTCCACTTTTACTCAAACATCTCTCTGAAGTAACTTTGTCCATCAACATAGGCCTACCAATACCACTAACAAGTTTACCTATACTTCTGTCACTCCATAGTTCAATGGGTATATTGTGAATACAAATCCAAATTGGAATTTTTTCAGGTTCAATTTTTTCAAGCCAAACCTCAGGTTCCCACTGATTCACAAAAAAAGGAACATTATTAACTAACCATGGACCACTCTCAAGAACCTCCTTCATACCCTTTTCATTTTTAAATTTGCATAAATAAAATCCTGCAGCTGTTTTGACGATTTCTTTAAGGTCATACCTCCACCACATTCTCCTTAGATGGGCATTAACAACCCTATAATCCATAGAAGTTTCAATAAAATACCCATATAATTGAAGAGAAAATGCACTACCGCCCTTCTTAACCTCCTCAGCGGAGAAAACTACTCTCTTTTGACCATTAGACATTAAAACAGGAGGAATGAACTCCATTTTTAATTCTTCTTCATCTTTGTTTTGTTTTAAGAAGTCAACAAAAGTGATGTTTGGATTTACCCATGCTCTTggggttttagtatttgtattgccTTGCCCCTCACTAGTCTCAACCCCTTCCATTGTTGTAGATTTAATCCCAGAAACAACATTATCTTTATCACCACTATTATTATCCTGCGTATTCATTAATGTTATATTGCCACCCAATGTAAATTGGGAGAAATCATCAGGAACAACAATTGACTCTCTAAAACCATCATTCTTAAATAACTTAACATCATTCTCAGCAGCAGCCACTAGGTTTACTTCAACCTCATTATAACTACCATCTTTTGAACTCTTAAAGAATACAACAGGATTAGCAGAAACAGTCGGTTTAGCAACAACAATTGTTTCACCAATAGATTTAGCAATAATATCATCATTACTAACTACAATATCATCAATAGAATGATCAGTTACAGCAGAATTCTTACCATATCCACCTTTCTTCCTGTTACCCTTGTGTTTTTTAATTACTTCAGGGAGTATTTTTTCATTAGCAGGAATAGAAGAATCACCAGCATAAGGAACAAATTGAGCACTCTTCTTTTCTTTAGAAGAACCATCCCCAACATCAATCAGCTGGTTCACTTTACCCTTCCTCTTTCTAGAACTATAGGTTTTCAGAACCATCCCCTCTGAATCACGATTATCCTTCCCAGGTTGCTCAATTGGCACATCTCCCTCGTTCTTATTTGGCTGATCAACTTCATCTACCATCAGATTGGAACGGATGACATCATCCATAATCTGAGATGAACGATCCCCATCAGAATCAGATGAAGACACTTCTCCATTTTTAGAAGCCGCATCCACTGTTCCAAGACTAACCGATAGGTTTCGCAAAACCCTAGTAGCAGTCGCTGTTATATCTTGGTACTTTTTCTTCTTCTTGGACACCATGATACACGATTACTCTACCAGTTAAAGGATTTAATTGATTGAACGGTTGATTGAAGAAATAAGGTAGAAAAGAAGAAATTCGAACATGAACAGTGGCCAGATCTGGATCGTCCTTTTAGGAGAGagcaattataataatagttcTTGGATGTTTGTGTAATCTCTTTATATAGCACTAATAGCAGTAATTTAGTGAAGGAAATAACACATAAAAAGAAAGGGTCACTTGAACATTATCAATGACCTGCAAACTTGATTATTCAA of the Rutidosis leptorrhynchoides isolate AG116_Rl617_1_P2 chromosome 5, CSIRO_AGI_Rlap_v1, whole genome shotgun sequence genome contains:
- the LOC139846718 gene encoding protein VAC14 homolog, with protein sequence MADVLSAIPAAVLRNLSDKLYEKRKIAAYEIEGIVKQLTATGDHDRINYVIHLLTHEFTYSPQTNHRKGGLIGMAAATVALSSEAAQHLEQILPPVINSFSDQDGRVRYYACEALYNIAKVVRGEFIFHFNKIFDALCKLSADSDPNVQNAAHLLDRLVKDIVTESDQFSIEEFIPLLRERMNVLNPYVRQFLVGWITVLDSVPDIDMLGFLPDFLDGLFNMLSDSSHEIRQQADSALSEFLQEIKNSPSVDYGRMAEILVQRAASPDEFTRWTAITWINEFVKLGGDQLVPYYGDILGAILPCISDKKEKIRVVARETNEELRAIQADPAEGFDVGAILSIATRQLSREHEATRIESLHWISTLLNRHRPEVMSLLNDIFEILLKSLSDPSDQVVLLVLEVHAAIAEDQHNFRQLLVFLVQKFRTDHALLERRGALIVPRLCVLLGSERVYRELSKILEGEADLDFASTMVQALNLILITSSELSDLRDLLKLSLVNAAGKDFFLSLYASWSHSSMAVISLCLLAQAYQHACSIIQSLTEEDIHVKFLVQLDKLIHLLETPIFAYLRLQLLEPERYIWLLNTLYGLLMLLPQQSAAFKILKTRLKTVHSYSFGKEQIKLKSSGNPLTQTDDMSSGLQATEDGEDSNIRNGIDFASWLQRFEQMQQQHRLHSKSQAGIRNISITSKEVKEVERPEELTGASTAAELSRPPSRSSRKGPGQLHL